In the genome of Candoia aspera isolate rCanAsp1 chromosome 1, rCanAsp1.hap2, whole genome shotgun sequence, one region contains:
- the PBK gene encoding lymphokine-activated killer T-cell-originated protein kinase, giving the protein MAAEAAFRTPSKLSPRRKSGQSTSSSTISIPPSPFMQKLGYGTGVSVYLMKRSPRGISCSPWAVKKINTKCNSSQQSTYQKRLNEEANILKNLQHPNIVGFRAFAEAKDGSMCLAMEYGGEKSLNDLIEERNEKHKKPFPAATILKVALHMARGLKYLHNDKKLLHGDIKSSNVVIKGDFESIKICDVGVSLPLDENMMVSDPEAEYVGTEPWKPKEALEKDGIITSKADIFAFGLTLWEMMTLSIPHLNLLGEDDDDTSFDEADFDDDAYYAALGTRPLLNMEELGPSYQKAVELFSLCTMEDPRKRPAAAQIVDVLESEKFIY; this is encoded by the exons ATGGCTGCAGAAGCTGCTTTCAGAACTCCTAGTAAACTCTCACCGAGAAGGAAATCAG GACAAAGTACTTCTTCATCTACAATATCTATCCCACCTTCTCCCTTCATGCAGAAACTGGGATATGGAACTGGTGTCAGTGTTTACCTTATGAAACG GTCTCCCAGAGGGATCTCTTGCTCTCCTTGGgctgtgaaaaaaataaataccaaatgTAACTCCAGCCAGCAAAGTACATATCAAAAGAGACTGAATGAAGAAGCTAATATTCTAAAAAACCTTCAGCACCCAAACATTGTGG GGTTTCGTGCATTTGCTGAAGCCAAAGATGGAAGTATGTGTCTTGCTATGGAATATGGTGGGGAGAAGTCCCTGAATGACTTgattgaagaaagaaatgaaaagcacAAGAAACCTTTTCCAGCTGCCACCATTCTCAAAGTTGCCCTGCACATGGCAAGGGGTTTGAAG TATCTTCACAATGACAAGAAATTGCTTCATGGTGACATAAAATCTTCTAATGTTGTCATTAAAGGTGACTTTGAATCAATAAAGATTTGTGATGTGGGTGTCTCCTTGCCTCTAGATGAGAATATGATGG tgAGTGATCCAGAAGCTGAGTATGTTGGCACTGAGCCCTGGAAACCCAAAGAAGCTCTAGAAAAAGATGGTATTATCACCAGCAAGGCCGATATCTTTGCATTTGGGCTGACTCTGTGGGAGATGATGACACTTTCCATACCACATCTTAATCTGCTTGGAGAGGATGATGATG ATACTTCTTTTGATGAAGCTGACTTTGACGATGATGCCTATTACGCAGCACTTGGGACTCGGCCACTGCTTAATATGGAAGAGCTGGGCCCCTCATATCAAAAGGCTGTTGAGCTTTTCTCTTTGTGTACTATGGAAGATCCAAGAAAGCGTCCTGCAGCAGCACAAATTGTGGATGTTTTGGAATCAGAAAAGTTCATATATTAG